A region of the Primulina eburnea isolate SZY01 chromosome 7, ASM2296580v1, whole genome shotgun sequence genome:
AGACATTTCTTTTTCCTTTGTCATTTACATCATCCCACTTTGTACTTGTCAGGTTCTTTCCACAGAGTCTTTCTTTTCATCGAGCTTTGAAGTCCCTAGCATGAGAGTTTGATAATGAagttttttcattaaaaatgaATGAATTCAGTATTCCTCTTTTAAGGCTCTTGGCCTGTTCGAGCCTGGATGCTGGTTATATTTTTGGATGGCTACTTACTGGTTCCTTTGGAATTTTTGCTCTTATATATGCATTCCTGAAATGGGAGAGAAAGATGTCTCTCAACTGGCTCAAAGCCGCTGCCAAGGCAAAGAAGCAAGCATGGAAGAAACTTAAAATACCCTTATCGCATCATACATGGATGGAAGATTTTGCTTGTGGCGGAGAACCATCAACTTGCTGTGTTTGCTTAAATTCTCTAGTATCCCAACAGTCCTTAGGAACAAAAGCAGCGCCACATTCTCCAATACATCGATGTTCTGTTTGTGGTGTCGCAGTTCATTTTTGCTGTTCTCAGTTTGCAGCAAAAGATTGTAAATGTGTAGCCCAATTTGGTAGTAACGAATTGCTACATCATTGGTCTGAAAGATGGATTAATCTGGATGATAATCCTGAGATGTATGCTTTTTGTTCATACTGCGACGAACCTTGTGGCATCCCGTTTATTAATGCATCTCCAGCATGGCATTGCTTATGGTGTCAGCGGATCATACATGTTCAGTGTCAAGTTAAGATGTCTGAAGAGTCTAGTGATGTATGTGATCTAGGTGCTCTAAGAAGATTGATTCTTTCTCCCCTTTGTGTGAAAGACACTGAAAGTGAAATGTTAAGTTCTGTTACAGATGAAATAATTCCTTCTTCAGTTCGTGGGCATATTAGAAGAAAGAGACATCGCAACAAACAAGGAAGCAATCGCTGTAGCAATGGCAATGTACCAGAAAGTTCTGCTGCCAAGAGGGCGCTCCAATATGTTCTCAATGGTCTTGTTGATTTCAATATTTCTAATAGCGAAAAAGGCAATGAATTTTGCTTGAAGGGTAACAAATTACTTAGCAAGAAATGTACTCTCAATGGGTTGGCCAATAAGAAAAAAGAGATTTCTCTTTGCGGCAAATCTAAGAAGTGTACACTTGTGGACTTGCCCTCAGATGCTAGACCTCTTTTGGTCTTCATTAATGCCAAGAGTGGTGCCCAAAATGGGCCAATCCTGCGGAGAAGATTGAACATGCTATTGAACCCTGCACAGGTAAAagcttgtttatttaatttaataggTTAATTTTTCATGTTTTCTGTATCTTCATATATTGGTATAGAAATGGTATGTATAAGTGTTAAGATCTGCTTGTTCATGTTTTCATCCCCATGAAAATTAAATGAGGTCCATCATACCTTCATATAAATGTAGCGTGGTTTTGTCATTATAGTATGCATGTCGCATGAAGAACATACTCTAAGACCTAAGTTATCTTCAAATGTTATACAATTCATTGTTATAATATGTCTCACAAGTTCACATAATattcttttaaatgtcttcaaATATTATACaattcatttttataatatagctGACAAGATTGCAtaatattctttaaaagaatTCCTGTCATTTTTTAGCTCATAACGACCATTTAGAAGCAAATGAAACTTCATTTCTTTTAATATTGATTTTTTAATATTCTGTTGAGTGTGATTCACGTCAAATTAAATGAATGAACAATGTAGTTTGTCACACTCTGCTCGCATTTTTGCGGGCAACATATTAGATTAGAGACTTGAGATTTCACAAGCAGTTTCACTTTTAGCAGTGAGTTTAAGGTTTCAAACAATGAAAGTCATTGTCTTTAAGAGAGGAAACTCTGTGTATATTATCAGTTAACCTTCCTTTTTATTGATTATTTGGAGAAGATTGGTTTTATAGTTCTTTAGGGAAAAAGAAAGAAGCAGCGTCGGTCGAGATGTGTCTAATATAAATTGTGCAAGCAATTATTGTGGGGGAGGGAGCATTTTACACTATTTGACATTTTGTCTGTGTTAAGTTTTAGTTTCCATCTAAACAAGGCATGTCCGACTTAAAAAGATTCCATGCAGAGACAAGTGCCTCTTTCATGGAAAATATATCATGTAGGGCTCCAGCTGTGCGACTTCTGAGCTCTAGCTTTACAATGATTTTTAATAATGGGTATTTCTTTTGTTTCATCTAGGTGTTATCTGATGCCACACTACCACTCTTTCTTATAGTTCCTACTATAGTTCCAATTTCCTCCTTTTGATTTTCAAGAGAGTAGAGTTTACACTGGTGTTTTTCGCTTATAACCTTGTGAAATCTTCAAATCCCATTTTTTCTGTGATACTCGCAACCTCTTCTTTGCGCATGTTTCATACAAAGCCATTTGTTATGTATATGACTTCTTGGCTTATATGCTTGGTGATTGTCTTTCGCAGGTAATCGAACTCAGCTCGTCTCAAGCTCTCGAGGCTGGTTTGGAACTATTTAGAAATGTGCAAAACTTTAGAGTTTTGATCTGTGGTGGAGATGGGACGGTTGCGTGGGTTCTTAATGCAATCGAGAGGTGCAATTTTAAGTCACCTCCACCTGTTGCCGTTCTTCCTTTAGGAACTGGAAATGATTTGTCAAGAGTCCTGCAATGGGGAGGAGGTTTTTCAGTCATAGAAGGGCAAGGTGGCTTGAGCAATTTTCTGCATGACATAGATCATGGAGCAGTGACAATGCTTGACCGTTGGAAAGTCAAAATAACTGAAGACAAAATTGGTGGAGAATCTTGTGAAGTAAAATCGAAGTTCATGATGAACTACTTAGGTAATTTGCTTATTTTAATCTGATGGATACTTGTATCATTTGGTTTCACATGGCACTGAATTCTTATCAACTGTTTTTTTGAGTTCCTGTATATGCACGAGGATAATAGTCTAACAAGTGTTTTCAGGACCACTCAAAACAGATTGGTTAAGTTCTCAAATAGCTAGTTGTTTTTTGCACATCTTTTGCTTTGGAAATTTCATGGTGTCTATCTGTCATATAGGTATTGGATGTGATGCAAAGGTTGCACATGAATTTCACATGAACAGGGAAGAAAATCCTGAAAAGTTCCACAGTCAGGTAACGAGTTTTTTCTCCCAATCTGCTTGTACTTTAAGTATACTACTTGGGCTGGAATATGGCTAACATGAATCTTGAAACAGTTTGTAAATAAATTAAGGTATGCAAGAGAAGGTGCGAGGGACATGATGGACAGAGCTTGTGCTGACTTGCCATGGCAAGTCTGGCTCGAGGTTGATCAGAAAGATATCCAGATACCAAAGGTATGCTATATAGATAGGCCTATCctattatttttcttttgtgtTAAGTTCATTTTCTTATATTTCTTGTGAATTCAGGATGCTGAAGGTTTGATTGTGCTCAATATCGGCAGCTATATGGGTGGAGTAGACCTTTGGCAAAATGATTATGAACACGATGACAATTTCTATCAGCAGTGTATGCATGACAAAATGCTTGAAGTTGTTTGTGTTTCGGGATCATGGCACCTTGGCAAGCTTCAGGTACAAGATTGTTCTTAATTATTTGAAACCTGAAAAAAATAATTGTGCTCTACTATTCTGTGTGCTATATTTATCTTCTTTGTGGGTCTGCTCTCTTTGTGGTTATGCAATGCACTTTTCGGTTACATTGCTGCTGAATACTTTGAAATATGTTCAGTATGAGGTCATTTAGTTTGATGGTTTCTGTTGATCGTTGCCAGTAATAACTATATAAATTTCAAGTTTCTAATATTTCCTCCTCAGAAGGAACATATGTCCGGGAAGAAATATACAATGTTGATTTTTAGCATGTGTATTGGTAGATCGGTTTCACTAgtcatttattaaaattttgtaaaGACGTATCCTTTTGTGCCCTAGGTTTTGCATGATTTTAATTCAGATGCATGGATGCAAAAAGTTGTTACTTATTATGCTAGCCTTCTTGAATGCTTATCTGTTTTCAAAGGACATGTGACATGTATTATATATACATAactttttcagaaaataaaaattaatcgggTTGCACTTGGATGGAAGTGAATTGAAATATACATTGATTGTAGACTAATTTATGAATTTGAACATATAGTATTTGTGCTATATACATGACAGATTTGCAGGAGATTACAAATCAATAGCTCTGTTTTGTAGGTTGGACTTTCAGAAGCTACAAGGCTAGCACAAGGGGAAGTCGTAAAGATTCACTTGTCGAGTCCTTTTCCTGTGCAAATCGATGGGGAACCTTTTATCCAGCAACCTGGGTGTTTAGAAATAACACATCATGGACAGGTATTCAAGTGTTCTTGTTCACATAAGAAATGGCAGTCTATCAGAAGTTCCACGAGAAATATGTTTTCACAGCATGTTTCGTTGATATTCCTGTGTTGATTTTCCAGAGTATGGACGGAGTTAGTTGTCCCGAGTTCGACTTTCTTTTCTTTCATAATATGGACTGTTGAATTTATGCGACTTCGGTGAACTGAATTTGGCATGGCATTCGACTTCAACCACACTTCACTGAATAGACATAAAATTACCAGTATTGCTCATAAAAATTGATCAGtgttttttgaaatttgaagtaTCATTTATTGGCTATCATTATTGAGCAATGCACTAATTTATGTAAAAAGAGGTTTTCTGAAGTCGTTTAATTTGTGGGATTTAAACATTCACTTTTTCCTTCACCCGCCTGATCTGAGCCATGTTATATGGATAAAGACACAAGTGTCTTAATGAGAgttcatttttatatttttaacacCTATCTCTGTCTTAGAAAACTCTACGTCTCGTAATGTTTTCGGCTTTCTGCTGAATTTCAAGCAATGCACCTTTTCTCGGGTGCCTCTTTTATGATCTTTCTTCTGTACATCTATAAAACTGAAATGCCGTTCGTATAGGTGTTCATGTTACGGAGAGCATCAGGAACAGATGGACCAAGAGGCCACGCAGCTGCAATAATGACAGATGTTTTAGCTGACGCAGAATGCAAGGGTGTTATCAACGCTTCTCAAAAGAAGTTGCTTCTTCAAGATATTGCTCTTCATCTTTCTTGATTCCTGCCATTGCAAAAATTGTCCCTAAATCAAATTTTGAGCTCGAGAAATGTCGTATTGTTGGTAGTTGGTTATACAACCATATTCATCATTATAGAAAAATAGGAGCTTTGAACCGACGGAACTGTAGTGTGGGGTATTAAAAGAGAAAGGGTCATGTCACATTTGGAAAAGAGTGATAATAGCTTCAAGGAAATAGAAAATCTTTAGGAGTCTAGAGTTTGTTCACAAAGCCAGGCATTTTTTAGAAAGTTGCATCAAGTATTTTTCAGATTTATATGTTTTGGCATCAAATTCATTTTGCTCGGGAATACTATTTAATTAAACAGACGTAAAACTGTATTTTATGAAGAGTAAGTTTAATATGAGACGATTTCGATGAAGTGTATTCATCTATTTTAGATACAAtttttttgtaatatttttgagaatatatatatacaaatttgTGCACCATGATTGGTGTGAAGACTTGGTTACATTTCTCAATTTGAAATGAAAATTCCAAGAAAACCTCATCAATTATCCTCAGAGAAATTGACGTCCCAttgtaaatgaaataacaaCCACACATTGTAATTTGTGATTAAAAAGTCAAACCCAAAATCTAAATACGAGGAAACAAAGTCAACATGCTCAATCAATCGTCTCTGGATAATTATATGAGCTCTCCAAAATAATTTTATGacatattttatttcaaattttttttataacataTTCAACTATCAACAAAATCTAtggcttttaaattttttttttatgcgtgtgagtaatattataatgataataaatcagaaatatatacaaaataataattcaatatcaagaaaatATCCAATGTAATACAAAGGAATTTGAATACCTCGACGAACATACAAAAATTTAGTTTAATATAACAAAGttaattttcaataattttacAGAGTGAAATCCAGTGAACTTATGGATTCAAAAATCATGCCCACAATACTATGCAAACATTttataatgaaaatatttaaaattatatttctcgcttattttgaattattttacacaATTCCctactatttttaaaaatttataaatatgttCCAACCGATGCCTTAGGATCGTGTTACAACACctatcattttttttctttttttatataaaaaatagatTTGATCTCCTTTGAGACGAGTCGACCTGGTTCACACCTAGAGTAGTGAAAATAATACTTACGAtataaaaattcttaaattttcaTAGATTGATTCAATAGAAtatttgtttcacaaaattaaTCGTTTTCACGAAAATtattatgaaaaaaaattaatatttgaatattcCAATAAAGTATGTGGTACAACATTGAGTGCTTAGAAATAGTTGTCTCCTAAAAATTTGCGGTCTATCGAGGGGCCTCAACATATATTTGTTTCctaacaagtaaataaatatttttatgaatttaaaaaaatttaaaatctttgacaaacgcaaaaaaattacaatttacTTTTTCTATAAAAGGCCcgcaatataaaaattaaaaataaaaaaaaaattaaaaagaagaaGTGCAGCCATTTGAGTTGGCtggctttttttaaaaaaaaaaaaattcaatccacGATCCACCTTTATTGACGTCATTATCGGTTAAATTTTAATCGATTACTCTTCAAATGTAATAATAAATGattgttattttaatttttatattaattcatagaattaaataaatcatCAGATTAACAGAAAGAAGTCATTTgtatatgacaaaaacttgtgtgagacggtctcacgggtcgtatttgtgagacggatctcttatttgaatcattcatgaaaaagtattattttttatgctaagagtattactttttattgtgaatatgagtaaggttgactcgtctcacagattaagatccgtgagacggtctcacatgtgagactcactctttgtATATATAGTTTGGGGTATTTTATATATACCATACAGCTGGTCTGAAGTAATTAATTAAACGGCCTGTAAACAAAACTGGGACATGAAATTCACCagacaaatttttatcttttgtcAAATATATAGGCATCAACACAAAAAATTCACAGGCACACACATTTtacatttatttataaatttttgggGCGAGTGTAGTTTGTATGGATTCATTGAGCTGTTGGAGAAACAGCCGCTAACTATCCTTGGAAAAGAGACAATTTACCCTGTACTGTGTATTATACTGTACATATTATTGAGACACGATTACAACCGGCAAATCCAAATATCATCACGtcgaaaaatgattaaaattgaaaagaaaaaaaaaaccattttttttctttccaaaTATATGTATTATACTCTCATTTTCCTAACAAACCTATAAAATTTTGTGTCATAAATGTGgaagatttaaatttgataGAGTAGAGGAATCAGCAACGTATCCCAAAGCCCATGTTGATGTCATTTTCTTTTATTAAGAACCTTTTCATTGCTCGGCAAGAAATGTCACTTTACTTGCACAGAATCAGTATGTGTCAACGTTTTCTTGGAAGAAGATAATATCTATAATGGGTGATGGAAGGATGATAATGCCATTGCTTTGGTCAGATAGATATCTGCAATCGACACTTCTGTGAAATTAaagatttattgcatttaaTAATATGAATCTCGCTGGTTTTTATTTTAGTTGTGTGTGCTACTCAGGATTTAACTAAATTGGTGAAACAtggtatttcaaaattttgataaaGCTATTTACCATCAAAGAAAGAAAACTATATCATACATAAatctatacatatatatatacacacacacacacacacacacatcgaCATAGATTATCTGTATGTATaatctatattttttttaaaatattacagTATGCATGTGTTTTGAGGggtattttatattaatatcaacattgtaataaaaataagtaaatccaaataaataaaatatatgtatatgtatgtatgtatgtataggGAAGTAGCTAAGGCATAGCTAGGTAGGCTGCAATGGAAGTTGACATGTATCTAATCTAATCTGACGATCTGTCTCATGTAGTGTGCAAGACTGCACCAATGAATCAGTTGAAAACAATAGTTCACTGATGAAAACATTAAATCAGTGTTTCATTTTTTTCATGATAAATGTCGCAGATCGATGAGCACATTTCCATCTTTAATCATGTaccaattatatataatataatccaACCTAATTAAAAgatcatttaaattttttatcaaaaAAGGATTGTCAAAAATCATGTATtagaaatgtttttttttaaaaaaaaaaataacataatgAACATGCATAGAAATTTTGGAATTTACGATTATTTAACTATATGTCTTTGTATTTTTCAAGTTTACTAATTCTAACAATCAATTGTAAAGTTTCTAGAATATATATGAAATTGTAATTTTGTaagtaatatataattattaactaAAAAAATTATGACGATCTAGTACACAAATTTTGATTTGTTCATGTTTGTGCGTGTATGGGGACAAGCAGAAGCCAAAACATTACTCACTCCAAAGAAGATAACAAAAGTGGTAAAAAAAACAATACAAAACAATCCATCTTTAAACATATGATAATCATATATCTCTACTAAATGAAGAAATTCCAAAGAACAATCTTCAAAATAGTGTGCACTGtcacttgtgtgtgtgtgtgtgtctcatgtaatgaaaataaatttgcaaaataataaaaacttcaACAAATATCTTAAGGTGAAAACTAACTGAAAAGTAATTTCCATAAAAATAATGAAGGAAGAAACGACCCGTAAGAGGGAAGAAACATATGGAGGCTCAGATATTTAAAACAAAGCACGCAGTTCAGATAAACACCGACAAAAGTGTGAATCTGTGTGTGTGAGGATGGAAGAGGAAACATTACTAGCTTGCTGGGTAGAGATGATCTTGTGAGAAACAATAATAGCAAGTGATGGTTGGGGGGAATGAAGCCTGGTCCGAGAATCATTTAGGGTTTGATTCCAAGAATGCATGTATAAATCACCTCCATGACCTCGAGCCAGACAACGTTCCACTCAACCTTAAAACTCACGAAGAGTCGAATCGAAGCCGAAAATTTTCCCTGAATCAAATAACCGCCTGATTTACGTATGCTATAAGGACTGTATGTATACATAATTAACAGAAAGAAACTCATATTTTGAGGGGAATGAAGCCTGGTCCGAAGCATTTCAGAGAATGAATGGATATCACTCTGAAGCAGCCTCGAGCCAGCCAACACTCCCCCCAACACCTTCTACTCTTTCACATAAAATCCTACAACCAACCCATCTCTTTATATGTAGAATCAAAGGGTAGGAATTAATTtggctttatttttatttttattttttttggggGGGATAAAAAGAGAGCATAAATAAAATTCTAATATAGAAGACAAGTTTGACATTTTGTCATTGTATCATATTTACTTTACTGGTTCAATAAAGAAAAAATTGCtatatttatgttttatatttttgtttcgGTAGGTGACGTCTGTCACGATCCATTAAACATCATGTAGAAAGAAATGCTAACTTAATTTAAGCAAAAGTGACCCAATTATAATTAATCTTTCGTGTGTGTCTAGCCTTTTTCATGTAAGCATGCATGCAAACTATTGTTTTGTGAATCACAAATCTTGCTGATCATATGtctaaatatgattttatttgaaaaataaaattatctcTCTCTTTGAAAATCTATATATAAATAGTATAAGGGTTTTTCGTTGTGTATCGAGCGTATACCTTGCGTAAATACTTCGCCTACATTTATTATGCCTGTTCTTTCATATCATGTGACATCTTGTGGTTAAACAACGCGTAGCTCattgatattttgatttgaatAACCTCCATTTTTCATCTATATATACTTATAAAACTCGAAAatcatattaattatatttatccGATTTTTGTATTTGAAAATAGCTAATATGTATAAAATAAAGACCTGTACACAAAGAATGTTTGGCTtgaatacatacatacatactccAAAGTTACTGTGTCGAAAGGAGGGGGGCAGTGCCATAATATGTCTTCACAAACAGTCTCAGAGACACACATGCCAACAGGAACTGACTCATCAATCTAATTGCAGTTATGATTCAAATGTTGATCCTTAAATTAATCTCTGCAAATGGGATTCCTTCTCTTTATTATTACTATTGATTTTACCCACCTAAATCCACGAAATCTTAGCCCAAGAAAAGGTTAAAAGAATTCCCGTAAAAACATCGAAGTTATTACCTAACTAACTGATTAAACTTTATTGCTTTCATTTCCGATGCAAGCTGGCTATATATATGACTTCTAAAAGACTCATCAGCATGACCTGCTCTTGTTTCCAGTCAACATAGCAAGCCTGTTTATTGCTCTATTTTACAATTTTGATCTGTAAATGAACACTACAGTCAAACACACAGAACAAGACAAAGAGATGGCAATATAAAAATGCGCTTTACACGAGAAAACAGAGGGGGGGGACTGATGTGTTATCAGAGAGACAGAAGCCTCTAATCTCATAAATGCGATTCTTTCATCATTACCTTATTATTTTTAGCTTCCTTTCTACACCTACTTTACAACTCCTTGTGTACTGTCAAATGCCCTACACTATTCAATGTGTTTACCCtttctatattatttttatttgttgttCAGCATTTTTGGTTTCTTGAAATGAAGAAGAGTGATTTCTATTATGCGTCAATCGGATAAAAAGAAGAAGATGTTGTCATGCTGCTTATCTTTCATCTAACTTGAGACCATGGAGCAAGCATAAaacgatataattaatatactaCTAACCTATTTTGACGTGACCTGAGGGATATATATAGCAAAACTATCTGTCAATTTTATTGTAAAAAAGTTAACGTAAAAACTTGTTTGatatcgtattttgtaagatagatatcttatttgggttatcgtattattttttattgtaaatatcgatagagttgacccgtctcatagataaagattcgtgaaccCGTATACCTACTCAAAAAT
Encoded here:
- the LOC140836431 gene encoding diacylglycerol kinase 2-like encodes the protein MNEFSIPLLRLLACSSLDAGYIFGWLLTGSFGIFALIYAFLKWERKMSLNWLKAAAKAKKQAWKKLKIPLSHHTWMEDFACGGEPSTCCVCLNSLVSQQSLGTKAAPHSPIHRCSVCGVAVHFCCSQFAAKDCKCVAQFGSNELLHHWSERWINLDDNPEMYAFCSYCDEPCGIPFINASPAWHCLWCQRIIHVQCQVKMSEESSDVCDLGALRRLILSPLCVKDTESEMLSSVTDEIIPSSVRGHIRRKRHRNKQGSNRCSNGNVPESSAAKRALQYVLNGLVDFNISNSEKGNEFCLKGNKLLSKKCTLNGLANKKKEISLCGKSKKCTLVDLPSDARPLLVFINAKSGAQNGPILRRRLNMLLNPAQVIELSSSQALEAGLELFRNVQNFRVLICGGDGTVAWVLNAIERCNFKSPPPVAVLPLGTGNDLSRVLQWGGGFSVIEGQGGLSNFLHDIDHGAVTMLDRWKVKITEDKIGGESCEVKSKFMMNYLGIGCDAKVAHEFHMNREENPEKFHSQFVNKLRYAREGARDMMDRACADLPWQVWLEVDQKDIQIPKDAEGLIVLNIGSYMGGVDLWQNDYEHDDNFYQQCMHDKMLEVVCVSGSWHLGKLQVGLSEATRLAQGEVVKIHLSSPFPVQIDGEPFIQQPGCLEITHHGQVFMLRRASGTDGPRGHAAAIMTDVLADAECKGVINASQKKLLLQDIALHLS